ATTGACCGTTTTTACAGTAAGCTAAAAGGCAATCCATACCTTGATGATGTGCCTGTTGCTGAGCTGCCCGCGCTAGTGAACTATTACACGGATTTCAAGCGCGCTAAATTGAATGCCACTAATCCCGCCGCTTCTAAATCGGTCAACCTTGCTTTCTCAGCGCGTAATGAGCTGTTTTACCCTATGGTTGTGCCGCCAAAGGGGGATAAAGCGGCGAAGAAGGTCAGTCGAGAGTTGCGTAAGTTAGCATCTGCCCGTAAGAAAATTCGTCGACAAATGAAGGAAGTACGATTAGAAACTTCCTTGCTTGGTCAGTTGGGGCGTTCGATGGAGCCAGTTACACAGTTTGCTGGCTTTGATTGGAAAATTAATGTGGCTTTACTGTCTTCTTTTGCGGCACGTGAAAGTAGTGTGGCCACCTTAGGCGTACTATTCCAACAAGATGACGACAGTAACGACACGTTAGAAGCGCGAATGAGTTCAGAAACAAAAGGTAAAGGCAGTAGCGATTTGTCTGCAGTGGCCGTGATTTTGTTTTTTGCATTATATCCGCCTTGTCTCGCCACCATGATCATGATCCGCGTACAAACGGGACAATATCGTTGGATGCTATTAGCTATTTTTCTACCAACAGGGCTTGGTTTTCTTGTTGCTACCACGGCATATAGCTTAGGTAGCATGTTGATGTTATCTGGTATTGCAATGATGTCTTGGATCTATGGCGCGAGCCTCGTTGCTTTATTATTGGTTGCTTGCAGCGAAACATTAAAGCGGTGGGCGCAACACCTTTTTCCTTCGCATAAGCTAGGAGATATTAATGGATAACGCTAGTTCAGCACTTGTGAATGAAGCTAGTAATCATTGGCATGATCTTGCCTTGTTGGGCGTGGTTGTCGCCATTGCGATTTATTACTTGTATCGCAAGTTATGGAAGAAGAAAGGGGAGTGCGGCAGCTGTGCAAGTTGCGCTAGTGGTTGCCCTTCTAAAGGTAAAAAAGAAAATCCTCGTCAAAGTTAGCGATAGCTTTATACATAGCAAGATCCAGTAAGGTAATGTTATGCATAGCAGAGCGATATAAAGTAACCCTATATACAGCAACGACCGCTTTGAATAGCGGTCGTTTTTTTATCTGATTACTATGATTCTTCCGCTGTGATGTGTTGGCTTAGCCATTGTGCTACATCTTGGAGTATCTCTGCTTTTTCAGGCTCGTTAAACAGTTCATGGTATAAGCCATCGTATTGTTTGAGTGTTTTATCTTTACTTGAAACAGTATTAATCAAAAAACTCGCCCCTTGCGGATTGACCAAGCGATCTTGAGTGCCTTGCAATACAAGTAATGGCAGCTTGATAAGGTGTCCTTCCTGCGCGATTTTCTCCATTGCCCGTTGTATTTGTCGGCTTAATCCTGCAGTTACATTGCCTGAATGCACAAGAGGGTCTTGCAGGTAGCTATCGATCACCTTGTTATCACGACTCAACCCTTTGATATCCAGAGCGACAGCAGGCAGTTTGGGCGCTATTGCTGCAATATATTTCCCCAGCTTAATAAGAAGCGGTGATATTTGCGGTGGCGGCTGAATTGCTGGTGCAGAGAGGACCACGCCGTTAACCTTATTTTGATACTGAAGAAGGTAGGTGGCGGTAATTAGGCCGCCCATGCTGTGTCCGATAAGGTAAAGCGGGCTGTCAGGGTGCGCTTTATTTACCTGATCAACATAGCTATCAAGTGCATCGATATATTCGTCAAAGTTGTCGATAAACACTCTTTTACCGTCACTTCGCCCGTGACCAATATGATCAAGCCCGTACACAGCAATGTTGAGAGGGAGCAAAGTTTGAATCAGGTTCTGGTAACGACCGGAGTGTTCACCTAAGCCATGAACAATAATGACGATGGCATGTGGATGACTGCCTTTAGGTTGCCATGATTGCGTATAGATTTGCTTCCCCGAGGAACAGGTAAAAGAGGCTTCTTGATGAGTCATTTATCGAAATGTCTATGCTGTGCAATTGATGGCACCAGTATAAGGGGGCTTTTGTGTTGATTAAAGAAGAGTTCGTTTGGATGTGTAGCAGCATGAAAGAATGATCAGAGATATGTACGACATTAAGTAACGTACCACTGCTATAAACTGAAGGTTGGAAGTCAGGCAGGAATAAGCCTTTGCCTATAAAAGGCTAAGCGTTTATTGGAGGGGGAGAGTGAATGAGAGACATACCCACAAAAAATCATGTCGGTTAGGTTAAGTGAACTAGTTTCCCACTTTTAAGCAGCCTGAATCAGATTCAAGGTCGATGACAGTCATGATTGCGATAAACACAACAAATAAACCATAACCTAACCAAAACCAAGTAGTCATCATTTCATGAACCTATATTATAATTTAACCATTACTCCTGCTCTTACATGTGCCATCCATTGACAGTATCATTATAGGTTCAATGGCAAATCATTTCAATATGCATCCGGATTGTTATTCGTGTACGGTAAAATACGGCTAATTGTTTTATCGCCAACAATCATATACCTATTCTCCTTGCAGTATATACATACGCCAGTCTTGACTAAGCAATTTAACGTACGCCATAGCCTAAAAGCCACTTTGAGCAATATTTTAACATATTGTTCAAAGTGGCTAGTTGGGTAATAAAGGAAGATCAATATTGCCTTATTTCGCTTTGGTCTAATGGTTTTATCCATAAAAGTAAGGTGTAGTAGACCAATATAAAGGGCTTATGAGGCACAACAATATAAAAAATCAGAAAATAAATGGATGCTATATCATCATGTAAATATGCTGACGTTAATGCCAAGGAACTGGATTAGATTTGATTGGGTGTTCAATTAAAATTGAATCTGGATGGGTATAATAGGATGCTATTTATATAGAAATAGAGGCTAATTGATAAAAATATTACTAAATTCAAATTGAATATCAAATATTACTATAAATTTATAAATTGCGGGTTTGTGAAAAAACATTAAATAACGTGGTCTATTTGTTATGAGTAAATAAGAAATGTAAATGGTGGTCGGATTTGTCACTTTAACTATTGCAAGTACTATCGCTTCGAATTCAGAAGTTAGTCACTAAAACAATAAAGGAAATAATTCATGTCAATTACATTTCAAGGAAATCCGGTTTCAGTTTCAGGTACATTCCCTAAAGCAGGTGAAAAAGCACCTAGCTTTACGCTGTGTTCTGCAGAGTTAAATGATTTCAGCTTAGAAAGCTTAAGAGGGAAAAAAGTTGTTTTAAACATCTTCCCAAGTATCGATACTCCTGTATGTGCTAATAGTGTTCGTATCTTTAATGAAAAAGCAGTTAACTTAGAAAATGTTACTGTTTTATGTATTTCAGCAGATCTTCCTTTTGCCACTGGTCGTTTCTGTGGAGCTGAAGGCCTCGATAATGTTGAAACCGCATCATTCTTCCGTTCTTCTTCTTTCACAGAAGATTATGGTGTTAATTTGAATGATGGTGCATTAAAGGGATTAGCGACTCGCGCCGTTGTTGTTATAAATGAAGAAGGTACTGTTTTATACAGTGAATTAGTTTCTGAGATTACTGAAGAAGCTAACTACGATTTGGCTTTAGAGTCTCTAAAAGCATAACCTTATATAAGAAGGGCGCTTTGTTAAGCGCTCTTTTAATACATCTCATTTACCATTCTTTTATATTAATATCTAAATTTAAATAATATGGTTTTAATTCTAGCTTAACAAAGCAGTAATAAGTGTATTTTAGTGATTTTGATACTATCTTCCTTATTGTGAAAATAAAACTATAGAGTGTAGCTTATACTCATATTTGATTTAAATTGATGGGTAAGATGGCTTAATTCGGATTGAAACCTGTTTTATATATCATCTTTAACATTAATTAGTGGCATTAAAGATGTAGTTACAGCTCCCTCTTGAATTTAGTGAATAGCAGTAGTTATATTGAGTATGAAATCCATATTGGGAAAAATTGAAGAATATCAAGAGATTACTGGTTTAGAGTGCGATAATTTAGATAGGTTGAAGTTACACGTTAAATGCTTTCACATAAAAAGTAAGTATTTAAATGAACAAGATAAGCTTCTTATATCGAAAGATATTTGTCGAATGCTTAAGTCGGAGTTTATATTTTGTGAATTGACCACAAATTATGATGCTATCGATATTTTAACTGAAATTAAAAGTAAGTTAAGCCTAGTGTAACGACACATTAGATATATCTGGTGTGTATTAACCTTTCGTGTTTTATATATTTCATAGTACTCAACACTAACGTATATAAAATTCATTAATTTACAGTGAATTAAAATAGAAAGCTTAGCTTCTAAAAATAATAAGATTTATATTTATGAAAACAACAACAGTTTCTGCACTAATCGCCTGCCTTTTATCAACTACAACATTTGCAGCGAATCAATTTACAACCGTTTCTGAATCTGCACCTTTAGGTGTCGGGAATATTGTTACACTAGAAACATCGCCACTAAAGTTAATTGGGCAACCAGTTAAGGTGGGACAGGTGATGCCGAGTACGTTGCTAAAGAGAAGCGATCTTAGCGACTTTGATACCAGCGCACCGGCTCAGAATGTTCGTATTTATAGCATTATAGCTTCTGTTGATACCCCTGTTTGTGATGAACAACTGCATGAGTTAAATGATCACTTAGCATCGAATGATACAAAAGGTATCGACTTTTTAGCTGTAAGCGCTGATACCGTGTTTGCTCAGTCTCGCTTTGCAAAAGCGGCGAGTATTAGTGATAAGGTCACTTTTTTATCTGATGCTGTATCACATAACTTTGGTCAGAAAACAGGTACTCAAATTGATGGTATTGGCTTGTTAACACGCACCATTATTGTGGTTGATAAAAATAATGTAATTCGTCATGTCCAACGAGTTCCAGAGCTAACAACAACCCCTGATTTAGCTAAAGCTATTAACGTAGCAAAGCAATATATTTAATCAAGACTAACGTGGCCGTAATTCAGAATGAATGAGTTACGGCATCTTAATATACGCTTCATTTATTTGAGGTTTCTACTACTCAAGTAGACATACTAGCTGTAGTAAGTGCGATGTTAGTACACGATTAACCTGTTTAAGAATTTGTGAATAATGAAACAAAAACTAATTACTCGAATGATATATCTCATTATCCTTTTTACACTTTTTTCTGGCCTCGGTTGGTTAGCAATAATGGTTGATAATCACTTTGATGACACTGCTGCCGAAGCCATAGTTTTTGATAAGGGAGCGTTTTTTAAATGCCACGTCATTTGTTCACTGAGTGGCAATGACTACTTGTAACCTAATGCAAGTTTAACCTCAAGAGAGGTTTTATATTTCTTACCATCTACTCTTTTCTTCTAGATTTGATCCCTCTTTCTCGCCCTGCCAGACCCTTTGGCACTGGATAGGCATCATCCCATTTTACTAACGCCTTAATACCGATGTTTTCGTATCGTATGGTTTGATCTGTGTATGGCAATTTTACGCACGCATCGTTAACTTGGGTTACTTCTGTCACATATTTTCAAACAGTTTGTGTGTACTTTCTAAAAAGAAAATTTGTGAGATGTGATTTAGTTGACAGAATGATGAATTACACACTGGTACGACATGTATAAATTGATCTAAATCATACTGTTAAATCCGTAGGATATTAACATCATGCATGACTATAAAATGAATAGTTATTATCTATACAGGGAATGTTTGCTAATTGTAATCACGGTAAATACCTTGTTTTTTTGATAACAGAAGTAAGAAAACAGTTTGATTGTTTTAGATGGATTTTAATGTAAACGATGAAGTACAAAATTAATGGATTTCTTTATTATGATGCCACGGATGCAACATTAAGCATTGATGATAATGGTACTTCTGATACACACCTATCAATAACTGCAAATGCATTACTTTATTTTTTATTTCAGCACCCTGGTGTCATTACACGTGATGAAATAATGAAAAAGGTTTGGGATGATAATGGGTTAACATCATCAAACAGTAATCTCAACCAGTACTTAAGTTTGCTTCGTAAGTCTTTTAGAAATTATCAGATCGATAATGTCATTGTTACTATTCCACGCGGAAGACTAGAGATAAATAAAGAGTTAGTGGTTGAGGTGATAGACGGAAATGTATTGCATCCTTTATTTTCAGCCCAAGATGAAGAGGTGGTAGTTTCTTCTACCACGACATCATCTAAGCCCGAACTACCAGAGCAAACAGAGGAGCAAGAGCGCAACTGGATGATGGCTAGTGCAGTGTTGTTTACTGCGGCTTTAGTGCTGCTATGGACCGCGATTATCTCTGAGCGCTCTATAAATATTGTGCAGCTTAATCAAGTTTCTTCTGGTCTCTGTGAGCTATTTTCTACCGAAAAAATGATAAATACAGAGATGGGGAAAAGTTATCGAAATAGTTTTGATGCTGTCCGAGAGAAGCTCGGTTTAGAGTGTAATGAAGATCGGCGATTTATTTTTTATTATAGCGATAAGTTTAAAAATAAAGGATTAGGTCGAACATTTATGGCGCAATGCGCAAAGAATGAAAACAATCCTTACGCCTACTGTGATAACTACTTTTACTACTCTTGGAAATAAGCATGCATTCAAATAAAAGTGGCAAGATATTTTTCTTTTATGCGCTTATTCTCTTTTTACTTTGTACATTGCCTTTTTTGTCAAAAGTGATGCCTGAAAATAGTGGCGAGATGAAATGTACAGCCCGTGCCATCATGCACTTTGAAGACATGGAAACTGAAACTGTTAATGTAAACGTTTATTTTCATTTTGCCGTTGGTGGCAAAGGCTCTATGGTCGTGGAAGGCTATTCAGATTCAAAAGCGGGGTGGCTATACCTGCAGCGCTATGTGAAGTTTGAATACTACAGCCAGCGAGTGTCTGATTTAGAACGAATGTATAAAGTGAAAAGTTGGTCTTCCAGCAAATCATCGATCGATGAATCGCCAGATGTTGTTTTTGACTACTTTATGCGCGAGATGTCTGACAGTAACCACGCCTTGCAAATTCAAGTGCAGCAGTTAAATCATGACACCGTCTTACTGAGCTCGATAAATTCTCCACTATTTGTGTGCTCGATAACAGGCTAAGGCCTGTATTCTATTCGCAACCTTTATTCAGCCCATACGTTATCGTCGTATGGGCTTTCTTATTTCCTTCGTAAACCTGAGTGCCATTTTATTCCAAGTTAGCCCGTCGCACTGGTGGATTTATGCCTAGTCGACTAAGCGAGTTTCTTTCGGATTTCTTTGTATGACTACCGTTATGTACTGTGTGTCGCCGAGGGTATTTGAAGAACACTTTTTCTTACAAAGCATACTCCTAATGAATGCTGTCTTACTGTAAACCTCATCGCTTGGCTCGTATTGATATCTTTATGATAATGCGACTTGAGTGTTTTCCTTTCGATTTCCCGCCTCACAATTCTTGATTTCCCCTTAAGTATT
The nucleotide sequence above comes from Photobacterium swingsii. Encoded proteins:
- a CDS encoding FeoB-associated Cys-rich membrane protein, whose amino-acid sequence is MDNASSALVNEASNHWHDLALLGVVVAIAIYYLYRKLWKKKGECGSCASCASGCPSKGKKENPRQS
- a CDS encoding alpha/beta hydrolase, with protein sequence MTHQEASFTCSSGKQIYTQSWQPKGSHPHAIVIIVHGLGEHSGRYQNLIQTLLPLNIAVYGLDHIGHGRSDGKRVFIDNFDEYIDALDSYVDQVNKAHPDSPLYLIGHSMGGLITATYLLQYQNKVNGVVLSAPAIQPPPQISPLLIKLGKYIAAIAPKLPAVALDIKGLSRDNKVIDSYLQDPLVHSGNVTAGLSRQIQRAMEKIAQEGHLIKLPLLVLQGTQDRLVNPQGASFLINTVSSKDKTLKQYDGLYHELFNEPEKAEILQDVAQWLSQHITAEES
- the tpx gene encoding thiol peroxidase yields the protein MSITFQGNPVSVSGTFPKAGEKAPSFTLCSAELNDFSLESLRGKKVVLNIFPSIDTPVCANSVRIFNEKAVNLENVTVLCISADLPFATGRFCGAEGLDNVETASFFRSSSFTEDYGVNLNDGALKGLATRAVVVINEEGTVLYSELVSEITEEANYDLALESLKA
- a CDS encoding peroxiredoxin; protein product: MKTTTVSALIACLLSTTTFAANQFTTVSESAPLGVGNIVTLETSPLKLIGQPVKVGQVMPSTLLKRSDLSDFDTSAPAQNVRIYSIIASVDTPVCDEQLHELNDHLASNDTKGIDFLAVSADTVFAQSRFAKAASISDKVTFLSDAVSHNFGQKTGTQIDGIGLLTRTIIVVDKNNVIRHVQRVPELTTTPDLAKAINVAKQYI
- a CDS encoding winged helix-turn-helix domain-containing protein yields the protein MKYKINGFLYYDATDATLSIDDNGTSDTHLSITANALLYFLFQHPGVITRDEIMKKVWDDNGLTSSNSNLNQYLSLLRKSFRNYQIDNVIVTIPRGRLEINKELVVEVIDGNVLHPLFSAQDEEVVVSSTTTSSKPELPEQTEEQERNWMMASAVLFTAALVLLWTAIISERSINIVQLNQVSSGLCELFSTEKMINTEMGKSYRNSFDAVREKLGLECNEDRRFIFYYSDKFKNKGLGRTFMAQCAKNENNPYAYCDNYFYYSWK
- a CDS encoding FidL-like protein — protein: MHSNKSGKIFFFYALILFLLCTLPFLSKVMPENSGEMKCTARAIMHFEDMETETVNVNVYFHFAVGGKGSMVVEGYSDSKAGWLYLQRYVKFEYYSQRVSDLERMYKVKSWSSSKSSIDESPDVVFDYFMREMSDSNHALQIQVQQLNHDTVLLSSINSPLFVCSITG